The genomic interval TAATCCAGAAATAATAAAAAATGTTTCAATTGTTGCTGTAAACATCTTTATACCTCCTCAGTAGGTAGTATAATAATAAACTTTCATTTTCTGTTTTAATTCTGATTATATATTTGTTTTCATATATAAACTCGGTATATCTCTTCAGAAATGTGGAAAGTCCTTTTATATTTTTGTATTCGAGGAAAACATTTCCAATTTTTATTCCATTATTCCGAATTTTTATAATTCCGTTTATTACTTTTTTGTGTTTGTAGTTATTCTTTTCTTCTATAAATAGTTTTGCTTTGCTGAGTTGCGTGATTTTATCAAATTGTTTGTTCAATATTCTAACTTGGTTATTTAAAAAATAATCAATTCTTTGGCCGTTCAAATATCCATATTCATCAATTGTAAAGCTTTGATTGCACTTTTCACACAGGGCATAGTTTCCTTTATTATGTATACTTCTAAAACTACCACAGTTTGGGCAATACCATAGAATTCTTTCTATTCCACTTGTTCGATTATTCCCCCAAAATTTGATTTTTTCTTTTTGTTGCCATTCCTATTCATTGTGTTTTATAAAATCTAATGCTTCTTTTCCATGAAATTGTTTTACTTCTAAAATTATTTTTCCTTTTCTACCATAATTTGCCCATCTAGGATTTGATAGATATCCTCCCTTAATTCTTATAGATACAATTGGTACTTTGACCATTTCTAACAATTTATCTGTTCCCGATGGTAGTTCTTGAAAATTTCCATCCCAGGTAACCGAGCCTTCCGGAAAAATACCTACTACATTTCCGTCTTTTAAATTTCTTAAGATACCTCTAATTGTTCCTATATCTGGCTCACCTTTTTGTTTAGAAATAAATTTTAAAGACTTAAATAAAGGACCTATTATGATTCTATTAAAATTACCTTTAGCAACTACCCAACAAATTGGCATTTTAAAAAATGTACTAATAAACAGAGGATCAAATGTATGTGTGTGATTTGCAATTAAAAGGAAGGGGGGAGATGGGAAATTTCCTTTAAGAATTAAATTGTAATGTTTTTTGAAAAAAGGAGCTAAAACAGGTCTCAGAAGCCATATTGGCTGCATAAAATCCCTCCTACATTTTGTTCGCATAAGAAATTATATCATACCTTGCTATAATAATAATATGTTATAATAAAGTGCAACAAAATTATTAGTAAACTTTGATATTTCTGGTGTAAAATGATTATAGTAGCAAAAGATTTAACAGATGCGATAAAGTTAAAATGTACTTGGGATATATTTGAATTTTTTAGTTTGATAAAATTTTTTTAAAATACATATGTTATTTTTTGTATATGTATTTTTTAAACAATGTTGATGGAAATTTAAAAGCTAGAAAGGGGAGAAAAAATGCGAACAAATAAAGAAAGTGTTGTGAAACTTTCTATAATGGTAGGAGTTGCTCATCCTGTAACAAGAGTTCCTGTTCTGGACAAAGATGGAAATGTTTATTATTTCCCCGGAGTTGGTGGAATAACTTACAATTTTGGTCTAGGAGATAATGCGTTCAAGATGCATGGTGATCACATAGAACCTGATGTATCGGCAAAGAATAATGACAAAAATTTTAATGATACTTGTATGTCTCTTGCATGTATTGGTAACAGTGCAGAAGTTGTTTCAGGTGATGCGAAAGGAATGAAAGGTTACGTAATAGGGAAACATGGAGGAATACAGCATATTTTGATTTATTTTGAAAATAAAGAAAAATTAATGATTGGTGACAAAATTTTAATAAAAGCTTGGGGGCAAGGATTAGAGCTTCTGGATTATCCTGATGTTAAAGTTTTTAACATTGATCCTGAGTTATTTGAAAGATTGCCAATAGAAGAAAGGTTTGGAAAAATCATTGTTCCTGTTGTTGCAGAAATTCCTGCTCATTTAACAGGATCAGGGATAGGAGCTTCTAATCCGATAAGTATGGACTATGATATAAATACTCATGATATGGAAGAGATTAGAAAATACCAAATTGATAAAATAAGAATAGGAGATATTGTAGCTATCAAAGATCACTATAATGGATACGGAATTGGTGGTTTTAGAAAAGGGGCTGTATCTATTGGGGTTGTTGTTCATTCAAATTGTATAAAGACTGGCCATGGCCCGGGAATAGTCGTTATAATGACCTCTCCTAATGATAGTATAATTACTGAAAAAGTGGATAAAATGAATATAAAAGATTATTTGTGATCTTTGATTCCTTTCACGTTTATTATTTCAAAATCATTATGAAGAATGTCAAAAAATAATATCTTATTTAATAATGCGTCCTCGAAATTTCCTTCAAGAATTTTTAGACCTTCGGATACTTGAAAAGAAGCTGCAATTAATACTGTAGGAGGGATTACTTGCCAACATTGGGTAGAATAATATCCTAAGAAAATCTCTTTTAGAGATTTAGTTATTCCTGGGTATATTACTGTTATTTCACCTCTATACTCTTCTACAGAACCATGAATCAAAGGCACTTTGTACTTTAATGAAAGTTCATCGAGATCGAATCTGCTTTCAGTATTATCAAGGCAATCAAAGATTATGTCAAAATGTTTGTTTAATTTTGTGTGTTTGGTAATTTTTTCAGGAAATATATCTATATTACACTCGGGATTAATTTTCAACAATTTTTCTTTAGCAACTTGTACTTTGCTTTTTCCAATATCAGTGCTATCAAATAATATTTGTCTATTTAAGTCTGGGGGATCTATTTCTTTTGGATCATAAATTGTTATGTTTTTGAATCCAATTCTTACTAGATTTTGCAGAACTGTTGAACCAAGTCCTCCAGCACCTGCAACAAGAATGTTGCTGTTTTTTATTTTATGTGATAATTTTTGATATAGTTTTATATGCCTTGATACATCTAACATTATCCACCACCTACCGGCATGATTATAGATAAATCGCCGTCTTCCAATTGTTCCTTTTTTAAAATATTTTCGCCGTTGTTGTGAATCACAACGGAAAATCTTAATTCCTTACCATTTTCTTTTAAGACAACAAAAGTTTTATTGTTTTCTTTGTCGATTATAAAATTAAGAGTTTTACCAATTTTTTTACTTATTTCTTTGAAAATATCATCTAAATTGCCAAAATTAACTTCTAACTCCTTTATTCCAATTAAATATCTTATACCTCCAATAAAATTCACCTTCATTTTCATCACCTCAAAATCCTAATTTTGTCAGTTTTTCTGGCTTAATTTTTTTAATAATTTCGTCTTTAGAAATATTTTCGGTTTTAGAGAGCAATTCAATAGCTTTAAAAAGGTCATAATTTGCTTCTTTAATTGCCTTTGATACCTTTTCATATCCAAATAGGTTAATTAATGGAGTAAGATTAGAAACAGATTTTCTTAGATTTTCTTCACATTTTTCTTCGTTTACTTTTATTTTATTTATATATTCGGCAAGAGAAAAACAAGAATTTTTTAAGAATTTAATTGATTTTAGTGTGTAATGTACGATAATAGGAGCAAATTGATTTAATTCAAGATTTCCTTGAGAACACGCATGATTTATTAGACTATCATGTGAAAAAACTGCTAAAGATAGTTGTATAACATATTCTGGGATTATAGGATTAATTTTTCCTGGCATTATTGAGCTACCTATTTGTATTGGGGGAAGAATCAACTCGCCAATTGCAGTATTAGGGCCACTTGCAAGTAACCTTATATCGTTAGAAATTTTGAATAAGTTTACTGCTAAAGATTTTAAAAGCCCATGAACTTCTGCGAACACGTCCATGTTTTGAGTTGCATCAATTAAATTATCAGCTTTAGCAACTTTTATTTTAGTAACTTGTCTAAGAATTTCTACTATTTTGAGTATATAATCTTTGGGCGCTCCGATACCTGTTCCAATGGCTGTACCACCGAGATTAACATTTCTAATTCTTTCTTCAACTTTATTCAATCTCCATCGATCCCTAGCAAGAGCATCAGCCCATGCTCCAAATTCCTGACCTAACATAATTGGTGGCCCATCCATCAATTGTGTCCTTCCAACTTTTCTTATTTTATAGTATTCATGTTCTTTTTTTTGAATGGTATCTTGTAAAATAATTACTTGTTCTATTAATTCTCTTAGTCTTGAAATTACAGCTACTTTGCCTGCGGTTGTAA from Thermosipho atlanticus DSM 15807 carries:
- a CDS encoding lysophospholipid acyltransferase family protein, encoding MQPIWLLRPVLAPFFKKHYNLILKGNFPSPPFLLIANHTHTFDPLFISTFFKMPICWVVAKGNFNRIIIGPLFKSLKFISKQKGEPDIGTIRGILRNLKDGNVVGIFPEGSVTWDGNFQELPSGTDKLLEMVKVPIVSIRIKGGYLSNPRWANYGRKGKIILEVKQFHGKEALDFIKHNE
- a CDS encoding DUF4438 domain-containing protein, encoding MRTNKESVVKLSIMVGVAHPVTRVPVLDKDGNVYYFPGVGGITYNFGLGDNAFKMHGDHIEPDVSAKNNDKNFNDTCMSLACIGNSAEVVSGDAKGMKGYVIGKHGGIQHILIYFENKEKLMIGDKILIKAWGQGLELLDYPDVKVFNIDPELFERLPIEERFGKIIVPVVAEIPAHLTGSGIGASNPISMDYDINTHDMEEIRKYQIDKIRIGDIVAIKDHYNGYGIGGFRKGAVSIGVVVHSNCIKTGHGPGIVVIMTSPNDSIITEKVDKMNIKDYL
- a CDS encoding HesA/MoeB/ThiF family protein; translation: MLDVSRHIKLYQKLSHKIKNSNILVAGAGGLGSTVLQNLVRIGFKNITIYDPKEIDPPDLNRQILFDSTDIGKSKVQVAKEKLLKINPECNIDIFPEKITKHTKLNKHFDIIFDCLDNTESRFDLDELSLKYKVPLIHGSVEEYRGEITVIYPGITKSLKEIFLGYYSTQCWQVIPPTVLIAASFQVSEGLKILEGNFEDALLNKILFFDILHNDFEIINVKGIKDHK
- a CDS encoding aspartate ammonia-lyase yields the protein MRKERDYLGEREIPDNALYGISSLRATEIFPITGEQFDEKFLWAYFMIKKSAAILNKELNYLDENIANAIIKATDEWKMLIKHIIVDPLSGGAGTSVNMNINEVIANRASQLIGKEIGYIKPIEHVNMHQSTNDTFTTAGKVAVISRLRELIEQVIILQDTIQKKEHEYYKIRKVGRTQLMDGPPIMLGQEFGAWADALARDRWRLNKVEERIRNVNLGGTAIGTGIGAPKDYILKIVEILRQVTKIKVAKADNLIDATQNMDVFAEVHGLLKSLAVNLFKISNDIRLLASGPNTAIGELILPPIQIGSSIMPGKINPIIPEYVIQLSLAVFSHDSLINHACSQGNLELNQFAPIIVHYTLKSIKFLKNSCFSLAEYINKIKVNEEKCEENLRKSVSNLTPLINLFGYEKVSKAIKEANYDLFKAIELLSKTENISKDEIIKKIKPEKLTKLGF